The genomic stretch TGCGACAGTTTTTACAGGTGTTCTACACATCTATTTCTGCGCCTGCGTTGCCAAAGAATTATTACAGATTTGAGTGGTACAAGAAAAAGAGGCGTAAGCAATATAAGGACTACTTGCATCGTTATGAGATGAAAAGGATTGTCTACCCTGCATTGATTGAAGGTATTGGAGTTGAGAAAAATGCTTTAGGAGACAAGAGAAAGTTTTATACGATTTGTAGGAATAACGATATACCTGTGCTGGATAACTTATGCTATATAACCAAGGGTAAAACTGTTTTTGAGGATGGATTCGACACGGAAGACCTTAAAGTTGATTTATTTATAAAGCCGGTTAGCGGAAAAGGTGGGAAGGGGGCAGCAAAATTCATTTTTAAACGATCTGAAAATGGGGCTTTGATATACTCGCCTAGTAATAAGGGTTCTGAGATAAGTTTTGGTGAGATTGTAGAGAAAATCCAGAAAAAGGTGCTTAAAAAATATCCCGCTGGGTTTGTGGTCCAGAAATGTTTAAGGAACAGCGAAGAACTAAACGGTTTATCCGTTAACGCTTTGATTACGTTTAGGGTAATCACAGTACTAAATGAGTCTGGCGACCCGGTGGTGGTGTCGGGCGCACTCCGGATGACATCTGACCCGAGAAGTGATGTGGATAATGTGCATGCCGGTGGCTTTGCATCCGAAGTTGATCTAGATAC from Desulfurispira natronophila encodes the following:
- a CDS encoding sugar-transfer associated ATP-grasp domain-containing protein, with protein sequence MIRKLSEDKRNSDRIRSVYVKVANNIVASHGSGERCWEDYRERNRIYVWFVEDVLAGTIRSVRENGNYVKRKFGIGYLRQFLQVFYTSISAPALPKNYYRFEWYKKKRRKQYKDYLHRYEMKRIVYPALIEGIGVEKNALGDKRKFYTICRNNDIPVLDNLCYITKGKTVFEDGFDTEDLKVDLFIKPVSGKGGKGAAKFIFKRSENGALIYSPSNKGSEISFGEIVEKIQKKVLKKYPAGFVVQKCLRNSEELNGLSVNALITFRVITVLNESGDPVVVSGALRMTSDPRSDVDNVHAGGFASEVDLDTHCLTKAYYLGKGGSFKALKKHPVTGVSIKGKKIKSWSDMCDLATKAHRAMKPRIVVGWDIALSDVGPVLVEGNGQPCTDGPQRRSGRPLGTERFGELVAYHLENKI